The sequence TCAAGGGAGCGACTGAAACATGCTGAACCCGTGCTCACGGCAAATCCCATCATATCCAGATGCAGTGTGATAGATTCACCTTCAACATAATGGAATGTCAGATTCGCGTTCTGTGGTAGCCTGCTTGTAGCACTGCCATTAAGCGTAACGCTGGATATCTCAGCTTGTACCCGCTCGATAATGTGATCCCTCATCGTTTTAAGCTGCTCATTCTCCTCAGGGGTTACCAGTTCGACCGCAGTTGCAAATCCTACAGCACCAGGAATGTTCTCAATGCCTGCTCGCAGGTCGAACTCCTGGAAGCCACCATCCATCCATTTATTGATAGGCGTACCTTCCCGGATATACAAACCACCAACCCCACGAGGACCGTGGATAGTATGTGCTGAGACCGTTACAAGATCAACAGGGATCTCGTTCACATCAAGTGGGATCCTTGTGAAACTGTGAGTTGCATCAGTATGCAGCAGGACTTCATTTTCTTTACAGATGTCTGCTATGGCCTTAATATCCTGCAATGTGCCGATCTCCTGATTTGCATGCTGGATAGATACTAATGCAGTCTGCGGAGTAATAGCAGCCTTAAGCATTTCAAGATCAAGAATTCCTTCACTGTCAACGTTTATGAAATCTACTTTATAGCCCTGCTTTTCAAGCATTTTCGCAGTATTCAATACGGAAAAATCTTCCAGCCGGGATACGATGAGGTGATCATCCTTCTTACCCTTCAATGCAGAAAGAACTCCCTTTATTGCCATGTTGCTCGATTCGGTGCTTCCCGAAGTGAACACTACCTCATTGGCATTTGCACCAAGAGCAGATGCAATTATCTTCCGGGACCTTTCAAGTCCTTCCTTGGAATCAATGCCCATTGAATAACCAAATTCAGAAGTAGCAACTGCATAAGTATCAAAAAAATACGGATTCATTGCCTCAAGTACCCTCTCATCCAGTCGGGTACTGGCAGCATTGTCAAGATATACTGTCTTATCGAACATCTGGCAAACACCTCTTTGATCAAATAAATATACAAATATTAAACTCACTCTGCACAGATATAACAGATGACTGCAACAAGCAGCCGTAGCAGAGAGTAAATGATATAGAGAGATTATATTGACAACTGTATAAAGCGTTAACTATTTACTGTAAAATTACAGCATAAAATAATAGGGAGAGGGATGGAACAACACAAGTTGCCCATCCACAAAATATTATCTGGATCTTACGATCTCTTCAGCGATCTTTGCAGCTTTTACACCGGACTCCAACATGCCACCGAAAGTAGGGCCCATTCTGGAAAGACCAAAACATGTAGCTGCGGCCATTCCTGTAACTACGAGTCCCGGGAAAAGCTCTGAAGTGTTGTTCACCACAGCATCTTCGGAATTATCAACATCCATTCCTAAGAAGCCTTTAAGGTCTACCAGACCACGGTTTGCAAGGGAGTTGGCTACGACTGCATCATGTCCTGTTGCATCAATAACGCATTTAGTCTCGATAGCCACCGGATCCACACAGGTTATGGCGCGTGGTAATGCCGATACAGGTGTCCAATTGGTAACAGCACCGCAAACACGTCCGTCCCTGAGAACAACATCATCGAACTTGTTCATGTTCAGCATAAAAGCACCTGCATCACAGGCAGCTGAGATCAACTTGGAACAGGCAGACGGTGCATCTGCAACATAGAGACCTTCCTTTATATTAGGTACTTCCTTGTAAGGAACACCAAGCTGGTCAAAGATCCTCTGTGCAGGTGCTCTTACTGTAACCTTGTTCATCAGGTACCCACCTAACCAGAAACCGCCACCAAAGTAATTGTTGCTCTCAAGCACAACGGTCTTTATACCCTTAGATGCAAGGTCCCTTGCTGCCACAAGACCACTTGGCCCTCCGCCAACAATGATCACATCACTTTCAATGTGATTAAGGAAATCTCCAAGGAATTCTTCAACTATCGAACGCGTAATATCTTTTTCAGTTGCTTGTGCGAATTGATTCATTTATTCACCTTTGTATAGAGATGATCGGTAAATTATCAGAAGAGGTAAGCCAATCTGGTTCACAAAATAAACCAAATGCTAAACCTTACGTCTTATTTCAAAGGCCGGAGTGAGAATCGAACTCACATACTCCGATCTGCAGTCGGACACATAACCACTCTGCCATCCAGCCAAGATGCGATTGTTCACTATTGTGAAGTCACAATCGTGAATATATGTCAATTCTATATATAGATTATGTTGTAAGCAACTTGAGAAGAAGGTAAACAAAGAACGAAAACAATTTTGTCAAAAGACCGAAGTGAGAATCAAATTCACATATTCCGATCTGCAGTCGGACGCATAACCACTCTAACATCCAGCCAATAGTTGTTTGTTTACCATTGTGAAGTCTTGATGATGAATATATGTCGATTCCATTTAGAAGTAATGAGCAAAAAAGGAGAAGAATAAGCCACAAGACAATATAATTTCAAGTACTATAACAAATATAATATTAAATTATAATGATTTATTTCACTTGCCTTTTAAGAATAGGAGTGTATTGAGTGGGCCTAAAAAATATTACACTTAGGCAAAAACTTACAGTGTATATTGCCATAGGAACATTTCTTGTATTCATTGCATCTACTTTTCTAATAATCTCAACTACAACATCCCAACATGAAGAACTCGCATACCAGCAATCTATAGAGACTGCAAGCAAATATGCCAATGAATTCAATGCGGACCAAGTTAAATATCGTGCAATTTCAAAGACAATTGCAGACACTATATTTGAAGATCGGACATGCGATCGGGAAGAAATTAATCTGATCCTGAAAGAGATACTCGTAAAAAATCCGGAACTTATTGGGACATACGTTTGTTTTGAACCTGATGCATATGATGGAAGAGACAGTGAATATGCAAATACGACAGGTCATGATTCCACTGGAAGATTTATTCCCTACTGGAATAAGCTGGACGGTAATATTAGTCTTGATCCTTTGAAAGATTATGAAGAACTTGACTACTACATGTTACCAAAATCTACAGGAAATTATGTTCTTACAGAACCATACTGGTACTCAGAAAAAATCATTATAAGTCACTCAACACCTATCTTCCACGAGGGACACTTCATTGGAATTGGAGGAGTTGATGTAACACTAAATGGCCTGGACGCAATCGTAAGCAATATTACAGTATTTCAGAATGGATATGCCATACTAAGCAGCAACCAGGGAGTTATTCTTTCACATCCAACCAAAAAAGAATGGATCGGTGAAAAAACACTTTACGATCTCAATGATGAACTTGCAAAGATGGCAGATGACATCAAAGAAGGAAAAAGTGGTCACATCGAAACAATAGATCCGGTTACCGGAAAGCAGGTTGTCGCATTTTATGAACCTACAAAAGAAGGTAACTACTCATTCATACTTGTAGTCCCAAAAGAGGACATGCTTGAAGGCGTCGTGGACCTGAGAAATGAGTTGATCACAATTTCCGTGATCGCAATATTGTTCATGGGATTAGTTGCATTCTTTACAGCAAACACTGTGAGCAAAAACATAGGAAACATCATCGATGATTTTAAAAATATTTCGGATTCCGCCTTAAACGGGGATTTTGATACTCGAGCAAACACCGATATAGATATTGATTTTAAACAGTTTACGATCGGATTGAATCATCTACTTGACAATCTCCAGCTCTCAAATGAACTTAATGAAGAGATGGGAAATATTATAGACCATAGTCCCGTGACCGTCTTTAAATGGAAGAATGAAAAAGGATGGCCGGTAGAACTCGTATCCGGAAACATAACTCAATTCGGATATGTTGCTGATGACTTCGTATCAAAATTCATAAATTATGCAGATATAATCCACCCAGGTGACCTTAAACGTGTTGAAGATACACTCTCAGAGAATATCATAAAGAGAATTCCGCATTTCATCAGCCAGTACAGGATAAGAACAAGATCAGGAGAGATCCGTTGGATTGAAGAACAGACACTTTTACGATTTGACAAAAATAATAATATAAACTACCTGCAGGGAATAATCGTTGATATATCAGAAAGAAAAAATGCTGAAGACCACGTAATAAAAGCAAAAATGGATGCTGAAGCCGCCAACCAGACCAAGAGCGAATTCCTTGCAAACATGAGTCACGAACTAAGAACACCACTTAATTCAATTATTGGTTTTTCAGACATAATGCTCGAAAAAATTGCAGGCCCCATTAATGAAAAGCAGGAGAAGTACATTGTCAATATACGGAACAGTGGAAAACACCTTCTAAACCTTATTAATGAGATCCTTGACCTTTCAAAGATCGAAGCCGGAAAAATGGAAGTTCATTATGAGCTCTTTTCTGTCAGAGAAGTTGCAACAGATATTGTAACCATCATAAAGCCACTTGCACTAAAAAAGAAAATTGAATTGAAGGTCGATATTGAAAAGGACATATCAACTATAAATGCAGACAAAACTAAATTCAAGCAGATACTGTACAACCTTCTAAGCAATGCGATCAAATTTACAGATGAAAACGGAAAAGTACACCTAACAGCAGCCTGTGAGGGTGATCAGCTGACGTTCAGCATTACTGATACAGGTATTGGGATATCACCGGAACATATCGAAAAGATATTCCAGCCATTCAGGCAGATCGATTCAGATAATTCCAGAAATTATCAGGGGACCGGACTTGGACTTGTTCTTGTCAAGAACTTTGTGGAACTACATGGCGGGAACATTCGTGTAAAAAGTAAAAAAGAAGCTGGAAGTACATTCACTTTCACCATACCGGTTGATGAGATGGGCGCTTCAGAAAAAGAACAGAATGACTAATGAAAGAAGAAACAGAATCGAAATAATTGCTTTTCGATAATTTCGAGATGAGGAAGACATCAATCTTCCGCAGGGCAGGCGCCCTCACCTCTTCTTAAATCCCTGCATATCCCACAGATCTTTGCAGGGACATTATCCACCTTGCCCTCCTGTATCTCAAGAGCAAGACGGGAAATCGATCCTTTTACATCGTCATCAAATTCTATACGGTAGCCTCGTTTTTTTGTCAGGTACTGAGATACGGCAGAAGGGGCCATTCCAAACATCTTTGCAACTTCTTTCTGTGAGATCCCGTTTTTTACAAGTTCCATTGCAAGCGCTGCACGGATAGCCGGGAGGATATCCCATACAACTGCCTGACAGGGAGTTTCCAGATTCATAATATCACTTACGCTATGCTATAACACATTACAATGCTATATAGCTTTCATAATATGGCTTTGTAACATATATATGTATTCACTATTGTGAAATTCTATAGAGTAAATAATATAAATAGAAGATGTTTGTAAAGATGTATCGATCTGGAAGTAGTTACTCTTATGTAGCTACATTACAGGTATAAGAGTTAAATAAAATATGATATTATATATTGTCAATTGATAAATAAAAGATATAGATCATAATCTCAAATAGTTAATCATTAAAAGAGGGGTCCCATGTTCAGGAAAGCTTTGATCATACTACTAATGGTGCTTTGCATATTGTCATTTACAGCATCTGCATATACGCTTGACGATATCGAATGGAAGTCTACAGAAACAGCCACACTACACTGGGGGCATAGTTTCGAAAATGGAGAAGCAAAAGATGATTCTTATGACACATATGTGATCAAAGCAGAGGATTTTTCAGTTGATGGTTTTGTATCCTTATCCTTGTCAAAAGATGGACAGCTCAAAGAAATCGCCTCCCTCGGCTTCGCTGACAGCTGGGATTACAGGGATGAAGAGAATGGCCAGGATGTTAAACTCGTCATCAAGGAACTAAAGACCAATGTCGATCAGTGGACCGGTAACATGGAAGACCCTACTGTGAAGATCGAAGTATACAGAAGAGGCGTTCCTGATTTTGACATTACCATCCAGACGGAAAAGAACGAGTATGATCCAAGGTCTCCGAGCAATCCAAAAGAAGTGGTAACTACCATCACTGTAAAAAATAAAGGATATGCAGAAGCAGAAGATGTTGAGGTCATCGTTGATCCTGCAGGAATGGAGCTAGCCGATGGAGATCTCAAGACCCACATAACAACATTAGCCACAGGCGAGACCTCTGAAATCATAGAGGTAGACCTTGAAGTGCCGCACCTTTGGGAAGAGACCGATCTTGATATAAATGTAACAGTGCGAGCCAAAGATATTAATGGTGACATCCACGAAGACAGTAAGGTAAAAGAAATAACTGTACTCCCAAA comes from Methanococcoides sp. AM1 and encodes:
- a CDS encoding cysteine desulfurase family protein, with product MFDKTVYLDNAASTRLDERVLEAMNPYFFDTYAVATSEFGYSMGIDSKEGLERSRKIIASALGANANEVVFTSGSTESSNMAIKGVLSALKGKKDDHLIVSRLEDFSVLNTAKMLEKQGYKVDFINVDSEGILDLEMLKAAITPQTALVSIQHANQEIGTLQDIKAIADICKENEVLLHTDATHSFTRIPLDVNEIPVDLVTVSAHTIHGPRGVGGLYIREGTPINKWMDGGFQEFDLRAGIENIPGAVGFATAVELVTPEENEQLKTMRDHIIERVQAEISSVTLNGSATSRLPQNANLTFHYVEGESITLHLDMMGFAVSTGSACFSRSLEASHVILGIGGDHERAHGSLRFSFGRFNSMEDADAIIDALKEVVANLRAISPLSADE
- a CDS encoding transcriptional regulator; protein product: MNLETPCQAVVWDILPAIRAALAMELVKNGISQKEVAKMFGMAPSAVSQYLTKKRGYRIEFDDDVKGSISRLALEIQEGKVDNVPAKICGICRDLRRGEGACPAED
- a CDS encoding ATP-binding protein; translation: MGLKNITLRQKLTVYIAIGTFLVFIASTFLIISTTTSQHEELAYQQSIETASKYANEFNADQVKYRAISKTIADTIFEDRTCDREEINLILKEILVKNPELIGTYVCFEPDAYDGRDSEYANTTGHDSTGRFIPYWNKLDGNISLDPLKDYEELDYYMLPKSTGNYVLTEPYWYSEKIIISHSTPIFHEGHFIGIGGVDVTLNGLDAIVSNITVFQNGYAILSSNQGVILSHPTKKEWIGEKTLYDLNDELAKMADDIKEGKSGHIETIDPVTGKQVVAFYEPTKEGNYSFILVVPKEDMLEGVVDLRNELITISVIAILFMGLVAFFTANTVSKNIGNIIDDFKNISDSALNGDFDTRANTDIDIDFKQFTIGLNHLLDNLQLSNELNEEMGNIIDHSPVTVFKWKNEKGWPVELVSGNITQFGYVADDFVSKFINYADIIHPGDLKRVEDTLSENIIKRIPHFISQYRIRTRSGEIRWIEEQTLLRFDKNNNINYLQGIIVDISERKNAEDHVIKAKMDAEAANQTKSEFLANMSHELRTPLNSIIGFSDIMLEKIAGPINEKQEKYIVNIRNSGKHLLNLINEILDLSKIEAGKMEVHYELFSVREVATDIVTIIKPLALKKKIELKVDIEKDISTINADKTKFKQILYNLLSNAIKFTDENGKVHLTAACEGDQLTFSITDTGIGISPEHIEKIFQPFRQIDSDNSRNYQGTGLGLVLVKNFVELHGGNIRVKSKKEAGSTFTFTIPVDEMGASEKEQND
- a CDS encoding sulfide-dependent adenosine diphosphate thiazole synthase — encoded protein: MNQFAQATEKDITRSIVEEFLGDFLNHIESDVIIVGGGPSGLVAARDLASKGIKTVVLESNNYFGGGFWLGGYLMNKVTVRAPAQRIFDQLGVPYKEVPNIKEGLYVADAPSACSKLISAACDAGAFMLNMNKFDDVVLRDGRVCGAVTNWTPVSALPRAITCVDPVAIETKCVIDATGHDAVVANSLANRGLVDLKGFLGMDVDNSEDAVVNNTSELFPGLVVTGMAAATCFGLSRMGPTFGGMLESGVKAAKIAEEIVRSR